In the genome of Paenibacillus sp. GP183, the window ACAGTCATTTCATTTCTAAACTTCATGAGAAGCAGAGAAAAGCCGAGAAGAACTTGAAGACGCAAGGGAAAAAGCATCCGGAGAAACAGCTGCCGACTCATCGACATTAGGGAAGGAGGGCACTTCATGCGCGGTAAAAAAAGTCTGGAGCAGCAGATGCAAAGCACACTCGCCAACAGCAAAGAAGCTCAAAGAAGCAAAGCCAACCTGAAGAGACCGAGCGAAACAGGCTTTCACGAACCGAATCGGCCTTCCATTTAACGGTTTTAGCGTTCACATTTTTGCCATTTAAAGCCGCAAAACAAGAACCACGACAGGTTGTCGTGGTTCTTGTTTATAACTATGACGTCCCAGGAGGGATTCGAACCCCCGACCGCACGCTTAGAAGGCGTGTGCTCTATCCAGCTGAGCTACTAGGACAGGAGCAAGAGTTATAGTATCACATCGATTTTACAAAAGTCAACCCTGAGATCCGAGGTTACTTTTTGCATTCCAATGTGCAATCCGTTACACTGTGACCATTGATGATGAAGAGTTTGGGGTGGATTATCATATCAGAGAATTCGATGGAAAATGTCATCCTATTTCCTAAAACCATTGACTTTTATGAGCAAGAATTGACACGATTTCTGCAGCTGGAACAATATGGGGAGGCACTGGGGCTCCTTGCTTTTCTTTTGCAGTTTCCTGATGTGGAAGCGAATAAACACGGCCAGTGGGAAGCGCTGCAGGAATGGCTGCAAACGATGGTTCCCGAAGCGGTTTTTGCTCCTATGGACATCATCGAGGAGGAGCTGGAAAATGAGGAGGGTCTGCTGCGGCAAGCGGTAGCCCAGAAAACCTCGGGGAACGCGGAATATCCGGAACAGCTCATTTACATGCTCGGCAACGGTTCCATAGAACAAAAGCTGATCGCAATCGAGCAGCTATGCTATGTGGAACATGAGGACGTAATCCCCGCCATAATCAATTGGCTAAAGCAATCGCAGCTGCATCCCAACATCCAATTTAAAGCTCTTCAGACCCTTAAGCTCAGAGGCGAGAAGGGGAAAGTCTGCATGCCCAAAAATGAAATTGAAATTTGCGTGGAGATTGAGGAGACGCCTCTGAATGAGGATGAGTTTCCTCAAGTGATTCGGGAAATGCTGGGACGTTTAAATGAAATTAGTGAAGTCGATCATCCAGACTTTTCATTTTTTTCGCAGGAGGCTTGGAATGAATTTCTCATTTCTGCTTACGGGACACCCCTTTACTCGCAATTATTACTGCAGGAGGAAGGTGCCGTAGACATATGGGCCTCATCGCTTCATGCTGTTTTGCAGGAGATGCTGTTTGGCAGCCTCGATCAGGAAGAAATCATGGAGAAGTATGGAATTACAGAGTCGATGAAACTGCGATGGAAGCAAACTTATGCGATTTTACGCAGCTTTGTGAAAGGTATGTATCCGGCTTGAAATGAAAAAGTATTATGTTATAATAAAATGGTTATATCGGCGGGTGGGCTTGTTTATTCATCCCAAGCCAGCCAGAACGTGAAAAAATGTCATGGTACATTTGCGGAGGGGAAAGCATAAAATGAAAGCAAGTTGGGAAAAAATAGAGAAGAACGTAGGCGTTCTTGAAGTGGAAGTAGGCGCTGAGCGCGTTACGGAAGCACTCGATAAAGCATTTAAGAAAGTAGCGGCTAAGGTAAACGTACCTGGCTTCCGTAAAGGGAAAGTCCCGCGTTCCATATTTGAAGCGAAATTTGGCGTGGAAAGCCTCTATCAAGACGCGCTGGATATTCTATTGCCGGAAGTTTATGTGGAAGCAGTGGAAGAAGCGGGTATTGATCCTGTGGACCGCCCTGAAGTGGACGTTGAACAATTTGGCAAGGGACAAACTTTGAAGTTCAAGGCCAAAGTCATGGTCAAACCTGAAGTCACTTTGGGAACTTATAAAGGTCTTGAATTGGAAGCAGCCGATTCTTCCGTATCCGATGAAGAACTGGACGAGGAATTAAAAAGGCTGCAGCAGCGTCAC includes:
- a CDS encoding DUF4023 family protein translates to MDSHFISKLHEKQRKAEKNLKTQGKKHPEKQLPTHRH